TTACCAATTCGGATGGGAACATGGATGTCAACCTACCATCAGATCTTCCTGCAGGGGTTTATTTTATTCAAATTCATTCCGATACAGGAAAGATTTTTGCCTCCCGTTTTGTCAAGGAATAAGAAAAAAAATCGCAAAAAAGGATCGGATAAAAAACGCAAAAAAACATTCCGACGGCCTGTTACTTTTTCTGACGAGTGCATTATATAATTGAAACAGTCTTGAACTGGCGAGTTTTACTTTCGAATTACAATAGACGTAATGAGCGATCGTTGAACGTTTGATTATGAAGCATTGTAATGGGTAAAACGGCTGGTTTTATACAACACCCGGGTGTTTATTTTGCGCAAAAAACCGTACTTTTGATGCTTTCCAACTTAGAGTGGAGTCAAACCAATTTTAGTAAAAAGGAATCAATGGAGGTTTCGAAAAAGACTGTTTCTGCTGACGCTATGCGGGCAGAGTGGCTTGAAATTCAGGCGGCTCAGCAAAACCCTGCGCAGTTCAGGCCCTTGTATGAGCGGTATTATGATCCTATTTTCAGGTTCGTCTTCCGTCGTACAGCAGATGAGTCGTTAAGTGCTGACCTCTGTTCTCAGGTTTTTTTGAAAGCCATCCAGCGATTGGATCGCTACACTTTTAAGGGGGTTCCGTTTTCCGCCTGGTTGTACCGAATCGCCAGTAATGAAGTAGCTCAGCATTTTAGAGGAAATCAGCAACAAAGGGTAGTCAGCATAAACGATAGCCATGTAGAGGAACTGGCTAATGAGTTGGGGGCCATTGATGATGGGCGACAGCTTGAAAATATGGTCAGGTTATTGGATGATCTAAATCCCGATGACCTGGAAATTATCGAAATGCGTTTTTTTGAAGATAAACCCTTCAGGGAAATTGCCGATATTCTCCAGATCACCGAGGCCAATGCCAAGATGAAAACATACAGGATATTGGGTAGGCTGAAGAAAAAGCTGGAGTAGTCAGAAAATGGGGAATGGTTTTGGTGGTTGGGATGTTTTTTTGATGCTCCGGATATTACATAGTGATCAGATGAATTTTATTTAAAAAGTTTTACGGCAGAGGGTTGATGTTTTACGGATTTCTTTCTATTACATTCGTAATCAAAGGTTAATCATTCGTAATTACTTTAAAAGCTTATGAGGAACAATTACCATTTTAAAATTAATCAAAAACCTTTGACCGAAGCCGAAATCTCCCGGCACATGGATTTTGA
This sequence is a window from Lewinellaceae bacterium. Protein-coding genes within it:
- a CDS encoding sigma-70 family RNA polymerase sigma factor, with product MEVSKKTVSADAMRAEWLEIQAAQQNPAQFRPLYERYYDPIFRFVFRRTADESLSADLCSQVFLKAIQRLDRYTFKGVPFSAWLYRIASNEVAQHFRGNQQQRVVSINDSHVEELANELGAIDDGRQLENMVRLLDDLNPDDLEIIEMRFFEDKPFREIADILQITEANAKMKTYRILGRLKKKLE